From Scleropages formosus chromosome 25, fSclFor1.1, whole genome shotgun sequence, a single genomic window includes:
- the LOC108921375 gene encoding UDP-GlcNAc:betaGal beta-1,3-N-acetylglucosaminyltransferase 7-like: protein MGLYLKMYVILLAAAVMVTVMMKSNITIDQLWVKTVDLQKLIPHEFTSQHDLFLREDLETTPEAPYMTQMVVEWDVTTSDCMANYSVAQTMWFNSLEPKFQNYVLYRHCRYFPIVMNHPEKCSEDTYLLVVIKSVVTHHDRRELIRKTWGKKQEIDGKKIRTLFLLGEALDDGESAHHQKLLEYENEIFGDILQWNFLDSFYNLTLKETHFLKWFSIYCHKVRYIFKGDDDIFVNIPNIIEYLKETQVKNLFVGDVIFSAKPIRNRESKYYIPKELYSKPRYPPYAGGGGFVMDGVLARKLYMASQSIELYPIDDVFLGMCLRSLQVKPIKHNAFKTFGLVKDKSSILNKEPCFFKSLIVVHKLLPPELIKMWELVNRDLICTHKYDYVHL from the coding sequence ATGGGGCTGTAcctgaaaatgtatgtgataCTTTTGGCGGCCGCAGTCATGGTGACTGTGATGATGAAGAGTAACATCACCATAGATCAACTTTGGGTGAAGACTGTGGACTTGCAGAAACTCATTCCTCATGAATTTACCTCACAGCATGATCTGTTCTTGAGAGAGGACTTGGAGACTACTCCCGAGGCTCCATACATGACACAAATGGTAGTGGAGTGGGATGTCACCACCAGTGACTGCATGGCAAACTACAGTGTCGCCCAGACAATGTGGTTCAATTCCTTGGAGCCAAAGTTCCAGAACTATGTGCTTTACAGACATTGCAGATACTTCCCTATAGTCATGAACCATCCAGAGAAGTGCAGTGAGGACACCTACCTGCTGGTCGTCATCAAGTCTGTCGTCACACACCACGATCGCAGGGAGCTGATCCGTAAGACATGGGGGAAGAAGCAGGAAATTGACGGCAAGAAGATCAGGACACTGTTTCTCCTCGGTGAAGCTCTCGATGATGGGGAGTCGGCCCACCACCAAAAGTTACTGGAGTACGAGAATGAAATTTTTGGCGACATCTTGCAGTGGAACTTCTTAGACAGCTTCTATAATCTCACCTTGAAAGAGACACACTTTCTGAAGTGGTTCTCCATATACTGCCATAAAGTACGGTACATATTCAAGGGGGATGATGACATATTTGTCAACATCCCCAATATCATTGAGTACCTTAAAGAGACTCAAGTCAAAAACCTCTTTGTTGGAGACGTGATTTTTTCAGCAAAGCCCATTCGAAACCGAGAGAGCAAGTACTACATCCCCAAGGAACTGTACAGCAAGCCAAGATATCCACCATATGCAGGTGGCGGAGGCTTTGTAATGGATGGGGTGCTAGCCAGAAAGCTCTACATGGCCTCACAAAGCATAGAGCTGTATCCTATTGATGATGTTTTCCTGGGCATGTGTCTCAGATCGCTCCAAGTGAAACCCATCAAGCACAATGCCTTCAAAACCTTCGGTCTGGTGAAGGATAAGTCCAGCATTTTGAACAAAGAGCCGTGCTTCTTCAAGAGCCTGATTGTAGTGCACAAGCTTCTGCCCCCAGAGTTGATCAAAATGTGGGAACTTGTCAACAGAGATCTCATCTGCACTCATAAATATGACTATGTGCACCTGTAG